The Halorussus rarus genome includes the window ACGCCGAGCCAGACGACGCCGGCGCCGAACGCCGTCGCGGCCGCGAGGCCCAGCCACCCCGAGTCGTGGAGCGCCCCGTGTAGCAGCGCGAGGCGGTCGGAGGTCCCGGTACGGAAAGCTGTGATTTGGGGCGCAATGCGTGCTGCCGTGAATAGCAGCGCGAAGAGGAGCGCGACCGCGATGCCGTACCTCCCCGACAGGAACGAGCCGGCCGTGAACGCCACCGCCGCGACGCCGGCCGCGAGCGCCATCGCCGCGAGTACGCCGAACGACGCCCCGGCCAGCGCGCGGAGCAGTCGCGACTCGGCGACCGTGTGCGACCACTCGACGTCCGCCGCGTCGGCGTCCTGCGCGGGAGTGGTCTCGCTGGCCGACAGTTCGTTCGCCATCACGAGCGGCGGTACGCACCGGGTGGTGATAAATGTCGGTTCGGAAACGTGCACCGGACTTGGTCGGCCAGCGACCGCAGCCCGAGTCGGGGAATTTCGCACCGAGCGAAAGGTTAGAGTCGAGTTAGGTTCGGTGCACGAAAAGCTTCCTGCGCTTCCCGCCGGGTGAAAATCGACCGAGTGCACTCTAATTTCGAGGAGCTATCCGCCTTCATGCAGCGTCGCATCGACAGGGTCTGCCGGGCGCTGGCTCACCCGCTCCGGCGGGAGCTGCTGTGCCTGCTGTCCGGCCGAGACGACCACGTCGCCGAGTTCGAGGAACTGCTCGACCGGATGGACGACCCGCCGGCGGACCGGTCGGCCGAGCGGCTCGAGGCGGCGGCCCACCACGAGCACCTGCCGCTGCTGCGGGAGGCGGGCCTGGTCGAGTACGACCCCCGGACTGGGACGGTCCGCTATCGGGACCCGCCGCCGGCGTCGGAACTGGTCGAGGTCGTCCTCGAAGAACACCGCGAGCCGAGCGACTGATCCGGGCTTCGCACCGTTTCTGCGACCACCTTTATACCGGTCGCTCCCGACGTTCGAACCATGCGAGCACGAATCAAGCGGATTCTGAATCGAGCGGAGTACGCCGCCGTCGGGGCCGCGGTCGGGGGTGCGCTCGGCGGACTGATCAGCCGGAACGCCGCCAGCACCGCGGCGGGAATCGGTGCGCTCGTCGGCGCGACAATCGGCGAGAAGCGCGGCTCGGTCGACGCGGCCGTCACCCGGGTGACGGACAACACGAGCCGCCCCGTGAAACGGCTCCGGGGGAAGTGACGCGGTACTGACGGGACCG containing:
- a CDS encoding glycine zipper 2TM domain-containing protein, giving the protein MRARIKRILNRAEYAAVGAAVGGALGGLISRNAASTAAGIGALVGATIGEKRGSVDAAVTRVTDNTSRPVKRLRGK
- a CDS encoding ArsR/SmtB family transcription factor translates to MQRRIDRVCRALAHPLRRELLCLLSGRDDHVAEFEELLDRMDDPPADRSAERLEAAAHHEHLPLLREAGLVEYDPRTGTVRYRDPPPASELVEVVLEEHREPSD